The Synechococcus sp. RS9916 DNA segment ACAGCTCCCAGATCGTTACGCCTTTCGTGCGGGTCGGAACTTACCCGACAAGGAATTTCGCTACCTTAGGACCGTTATAGTTACGGCCGCCGTTCACCGGGGCTTCAGTCGCCAGCTTCGCTTACGCTGACCGGCTTCCTTAACCTTCCGGCACTGGGCAGGCGTCAGCCCCCATACATCGTCTTGCGACTTAGCGGAGACCTGTGTTTTTGGTAAACAGTCGCCTGGGACTCTTCACTGCGACCAGCTCTCGCTGGCACCCCTTCTCCCGAAGTTACGGGGCCATTTTGCCGAGTTCCTTAGAGAGAGTTACCTCGCGCACCTCGGTATTCTCTACCACCCCACCTGTGTCGGTTTCGGGTACTGGCAGTTATGCCTTAACGGGTATAGAGCTTTTCTTGGAAGCATGACGTCACCAACTTCGCTGCCGTAGCAGCTCGTACTCACGCCTCAGCTCGGATCGTTTTCGCCGATCCTCAACGCCTCGAACGCTTGAACCAGTAACCAACATCTGGCTTGGCTAGCCTTCTCCGTCCCTCTTCCCAAAACATAACCGGTACAGGAATGTTGACCTGTTATCCATCGACTACGCCTTTCGGCCTCGCCTTAGGTCCAGACTAACCCTCCGCGGACGAGCCTGCCGGAGGAACCCTTAGGGTTTCGGTGCATGGGATTCTCACCCATGTTTTCGCTACTCAAGCCGACATTCTCACTTCTATGCAGTCCACGCCCGCTCACGCTAACGCTTCACCCCACATAGAACGCTCCCCTACCATAAATCCGCAGCTTCGGTACAACACTTAGCCCCGTTCATTTTCGGCGCAGGATCGCTCGACCAGTGAGCTATTACGCACTCCTTTGAGGATGGCTGCTTCTAGGCAAACCTCCTGGTTGTCTGGGCAATCCCACCTCCTTTATCACTTAGTGTTGATTTGGGGACCTTAGCTGGCGGTCTGGGCTGTTTCCCTCTCGACCATGGAGCTTATCCCCCACAGTCTGACTGCCTCGCTACACACAGGGTATTCAGAGTTCATCTCGATTTGGTACCGCTCTCGCAGCCCGCACCGAAATGGTGGCTTTACCCCCCTGCTGGAGCACGAGACGCTACGCCTCAACGTATTTCGGGGAGAACCAGCTAGCTCCGGGTTCGATTGGCATTTCACCCCTAACCACAGCTCATCCGCTGATTTTTCAACATCAGTCGGTTCGGACCTCCACTTGGTATCACCCAAGCTTCATCCTGGCCATGGTTAGATCACCCGGGTTCGGGTCTATAAACACTGACAAACGCCCTATTCAGACTCGCTTTCGCTATGGCTCCACCATTCCCGGTTTAACCCGCCAGTGCCTATAAGTCGCCGGCTCATTCTTCAACAGGCACACGGTCACCCTATCAGTAGGGCTCCCATTGCTTGTAAGCTCACGGTTTCATGTTCTATTTCACTCCCCTCCCGGGGTTCTTTTCACCTTTCCCTCGCGGTACTGTTTCGCTATCGGTCACACAGGAGTACTTAGCCTTACGAGGTGGTCCTCGCGGATTCACACGGAATTTCACGTGCTCCGTGCTACTCGGGATACAGCTAGGTCAGTTCAGTTTTCGTGTACGGGACTTTCACCCTCTGTGGTGTGCCATTCAAACACTTCCACTAACATCCCTTTTCCATAACGCTGTCCCACAACCCCGATAGTCGAAACTATCGGTTTAGGCTCTTCCCCGTTCGCTCGCCGCTACTGAGGGAGTCGTTTTTACTTTCCTTTCCTCCAGCTACTAAGATGTTTCAGTTCGCTGGGTTGGCTCGCGCCAGCCTATGGATTCAGCTGGCCGTTCTAGGGGTTGCCCCATTCGGAAATTCCCGGATCAAAGCGTGTTTCCAGCTCCCCGAGACTTATCGCAGGTAACCACGTCCTTCATCGCCTCTGTGTGCCAAGGTATCCACCGTGAGCCCTTTGTAGCTTGACCAATGTATCTCCATCACGCTTGCCGTCGTTGAAACGGATTCTCCATAATTCATTGCTGAATTAAAGATCAAACTCCCAATTGCTCGACACAATCAGAAGAACGTGGTGGAGTCTCGGCTCTTGCTCAAGAATCAAACATCATCCATAAAAGAATGATGCATCCATGAGATGCTTTTATTCTTTCCAGACTCACCTATGCAGTTGTCAAGGTTCTGCTAGAACTCAAAACTGATTGCTCAGTTCGAGCCCAGCATCTTATCAACTAAAAACTGATTCGATCAATTTCTAGAATGACAGGAAGCTGGGGTCTTCCAGCGGACACATCTAAATCACACGCCATTCGAGCTCAACTCCATACTCTGAAGTTGGGGACAAAGTTCGGTCAGTGGAGGTTAGGAGACTCGAACTCCTGACATCCTGCTTGCAAAGCAGGCGCTCTACCAACTGAGCTAAACCCCCAACACCGAATGGGCCATCCTGGACTTGAACCAGGGACCTCACCCTTATCAGGGGTGCGCTCTAACCACCTGAGCTAATGGCCCAGGAGTCTCATCCCTTTTGGGGTGTGACCTAGACAAAGTTTAGGAACTAAGAATCTCCATCAAGCAATCTGCATCACTGCACACTCTTGACTTCAAAGCTGAGGTACCGATCGACCTAAGGTGACAGGATTTCGGCCTAAGAATAAAAGCACTCAGGCATCAAAATCATTGTGTTGTCTCCCTGTTAGGAGGTGATCCAGCCGCACCTTCCGGTACGGCTACCTTGTTACGACTTCACCCCAGTCATCAGCCCCACCTTCGACGTCCTCCTCCACAAGGGTTGGAGTAACGGCTTCGGGCGTGGCCAACTTCCATGGTGTGACGGGCGGTGTGTACAAGGCCCGGGAACGTATTCACCGCAGTATGCTGACCTGCGATTACTAGCGATTCCTCCTTCACGTAGGCGAGTTGCAGCCTACGATCTGAACTGAGCCACGGTTTATGGGATTTGCTAGCTCTCGCGAGTTTGCTGCCCTTTGTCCGTAGCATTGTAGTACGTGTGTAGCCCAGGATGTAAGGGGCATGATGACTTGACGTCATCCACACCTTCCTCCGGTTTATCACCGGCGGTCTCTCTAGAGTGCCCAACTCAATGCTGGCAACTAAAGACGTGGGTTGCGCTCGTTGCGGGACTTAACCCAACATCTCACGACACGAGCTGACGACAGCCATGCACCACCTGTCACTGCGCTCCCGAAGGCACTTTCCGGTTTCCCAGAAATTCGCAGGATGTCAAACCCTGGTAAGGTTCTTCGCGTTGCATCGAATTAAACCACATACTCCACCGCTTGTGCGGGCCCCCGTCAATTCCTTTGAGTTTCACACTTGCGTGCGTACTCCCCAGGCGGAACACTTAACGCGTTGGCTACGACACCGGAGGGGTCGATTCCCCCGACACCTAGTGTTCATCGTTTACGGCCAGGACTACAGGGGTATCTAATCCCTTTCGCTCCCCTGGCTTTCGTCCATGAGCGTCAGTTATGGCCCAGCAGAGCGCCTTCGCCACTGGTGTTCTTCCCGATATCTACGCATTTCACCGCTACACCGGGAATTCCCTCTGCCCCTACCACACTCTAGTCCAGAAGTTTCCACTGCCATGATGGAGTTAAGCTCCACTTTTTAACAGCAGACTTTCTGGACCGCCTGCGGACGCTTTACGCCCAATAATTCCGGATAACGCTTGCCACTCCCGTATTACCGCGGCTGCTGGCACGGAATTAGCCGTGGCTTATTCATCAAGTACCGTCAGATCTTCTTCCTTGATAAAAGAGGTTTACAGCCCAGAGGCCTTCATCCCTCACGCGGCGTTGCTCCGTCAGGCTTTCGCCCATTGCGGAAAATTCCCCACTGCTGCCTCCCGTAGGAGTCTGGGCCGTGTCTCAGTCCCAGTGTGGCTGATCATCCTCTCAGACCAGCTACTGATCGATGCCTTGGTGAGCCATTACCTCACCAACTAGCTAATCAGACGCGAGCTCATCCTCAGGCGAAATTCATTTCACCTCGCGGCATATGGGGTATTAGCAGCCGTTTCCAGCTGTTGTCCCCCTCCTGAGGGCAGATTCTCACGCGTTACTCACCCGTCCGCCACTAACCCGAAGGTTCGTTCGACTTGCATGTGTTAAGCACGCCGCCAGCGTTCATCCTGAGCCAGGATCAAACTCTCCGTTGTAGATCATTTCCTCTTAGACGTTTTTCACATCCTCAAAATGATTTGCTTCACCCGCAAAGCAGCAAAAATGCTCTCCGCAGTTGTTGCCTCCTTTCAGCTGACACAAAAAGGGTTCTTAAGAGTGCACTTCTAGATCTCTCTATCCATGACTTTCCAGAATCTCAGATCCGGTTGTTGCTCCGTCACTTCGCACACCGGCAACAAAGAGGCTCGTGAAAACCTCCCCGTTGCAGCGAATGACTTCAACGCAACGAAAATTTTTGACGGGACCTCACACCTTTATCGCAATTCCATTCAGCTCCTCACCTCACCTTTCAGTTCGGCTCAAAACCAAACGCGATAAAAGCGTCAGTTCCTAAACTTTTCAATTGTCCAGGTTCTCGCTTCCCTACTCCCTCTCAGGAGTGGTTCTGCGCTGCGGCCTCGCGACCGCCTAATGAACTTACAACACCGTGGGATCGCTCCCTCATCTGTTGCAAGCGCCACAGACACAACAAAGCTCTCGCCTCATCAGACCGTGACCTGCGCTCTCGCCTCTCGGCTCCTGCGCAGTCCAAAAACATAACCCATCAATGGGCTGTGCTCCAAACCCACCGGCGTAGGGCAGTCGAAACGGAGTTCAGGCCTGCAGTAACGCCTCGCCCCACTCGCGGAGACGCTCCAGCATCTCGACGTTTCCCGCCACCACGACCGGAAAATCGGCATCTGATAAGTCATCTCCGGCGTTAAGGCTGCCCGGATCTCGCGACAGCCAGATGATCGGACACTCCAGCTCACTCAGCACGAGCCACACTGCAGCCAAATCCCAGATCTTGGGAGTGGCTTCCAAGGCACCTGCGGTCTGCCCCATCGCCACACTCAGCAAATTGAGACTGGCGACTCCAAGCAATCGAATTTTTCCCGGAAAACGGCGATCGGGACGACGTTGCAACACGCGAATCGAGCGGCTGCACAGCGAGACACAGGCACTCTCAGATGCAGTGCGTGTGTCCGAAGTCAGGAGCTTGCCGTTGCGCCAAACGCCTTTCCCTCTGATCGCCACGATTCTCTGCCGCAACGACGGCACATCAAGGAACACCTCCGAGGGGACACCATCCACCCAACGCGCCACTGAGATCGCCCAATAAGGAATTCCGGCAGCAAAGTTGGTGGTGCCATCCAAGGGATCCACCACCCAGTAAGCCTGCGTGGTGGGCACAGACTTCGAGCCTTCCTCGCTAAGCACGCCTTCTCCGGGGGCAATCAGACCAAGCCCCGAAGTAATCGCTTCATCACTCCAGCGATCACAGGTGGTGATCAGCGTGCCGTCGGACTTGAGATCAGCAGAGATATTCCCGAAATCTTGACGCTGGCGTTCAGCAACCCGATCGAGCAGCTGATGCACGGCATTGAGCTGCTGAGACGAGAGCGCGACTGCCACGATCGGGAACTACCCCTCAGACGACATAACAGCAGCTTGGCAGGCCGGTCGATTCGGAATCGGCTCAATCGGCACGCTGTAGTCCTTGTCTTGAACAGGCTTCGTCGCCGACAGTTGAACGGCAGGGCAGGTCGTGACCTGATCCAGGCCGGTGCGACGACGCAACTGCGCCAGCGAGGTGTTGTAGGTGGTCACGGCATCGGCATAACGCACCTCGGCCTGGGTGAGATCCCTCTGGGTATCCACCACTTCACGCTGCGTGGTCACACCGGCCTGGAAACGCAATCGAGCCAGACGCAGGGATTCGCGTGCAGAGAGAACCTCGCGGGTGGTGGTGTGGATGTTCTGGTTGGCCGTGCGCAGATCGAAGAAACTGTCTTCGACTTCCTGACGGATCTTGTCCCGTTCCGAAGCGAAGTTGTAGGTGCTCTCCTCAGCCTTCTGCTTGTTGAGCCTGTACTGAGCACGGGCCCGACCGCCATCAAAGATGTTCCAGGTGGCATTGAGCGCCACCGTGTTGCTGGCACTCCAGCTGTAATCGGCCATATCCACTGGAGTCTGAACGGCGGTCTGTCCCTGGGTTCGGGAGGTGGAGAACGTGTTGACCAAGCTCAGAAGCGGCTGCACTGCGGCTAAAGCCGCATTGGCATTGCTGTTGTTGATGGAGATGTCGAGGATGAAGCGATCCAGTTCTTCGCGGAAGGCATAAGCCGCCACGATGCTTTCCTGCAACGAGGGTTGCCAGATTCCAGTCACCCGCGCTGGGGATGCAGCGGTCGGCGTGATGTCCTGAGGGAGGTCCAGCTGGGCCGCCAGCGCACGACGGGCTTTGGCTTGATCGCGGACAGCCTCGCTGAGCAACTGCTGGTCGCGAGCGAGCTGGGTTTCGGCTTCCAGAACCTCCAGCTTGGTGGCGACGCCAGCCTCAAAACGGGCACGAGCATCGCGCAAACTCACGAGCGATACCCGCACCGACTGCTGACCAATGCGCACCTGCTCGTCCTGACGCTGCAAGTTGAAGTAGCGGGTGGCGGTATTGAGGCGCAGCTCACGCAGGGCAATTAAATAGGTATCGCGCGCTTTCTCGTAGCCGTCGCGTGCAGCGGCGATCTGGGGAACACGGGCAGGGTCGATCAGGTTCCACTGCACCTGAGCCGCAAAGTTGGCGGTCCACTGGCTGCTGGTGGTGTAAGGACTAATGGTCTTGCCCGTGACAGGGTCAATGCGGGGCTGACCGAAGCTGGGGCTAGCGGGGTCCTGAACCTTGAGGAAGTCAGGGTTGCGGTATTGATCGGCGGAGAGGTACTGCGGCAAGCCATTGGCCGTGAGGTTGACCGTCGGGTACCAGGCAGAAATCGCAGCCAACAACTGGGATTTCGCTTGCTCAACTTGGCTAGCAGCCGCCTTGAGGCTGGGGTTATTGACCTCGGTGAGACGCTCAGCCTGCTCCAGGGTCAGGGGGCGCAACTCACGCACCTTCACTTCGCTGGGCTTGTCGGGCAAGGCCAGCGATGGAGGGGATGCAAGGGGCGTGAGGTCCTCAGGGAGGGTGGTTGCCGCTGGAGGCAACACGGATGGATCAGCCTTTGGCCTTGATCCATGGGTGTCGATTGCTGAGGGCAGTGCGGTCTGATCCAGCAGCCCTGTCTCTTCGTTCAGCTCTTCAGCACGAAGCGAAGCAAAATTGGTAAACGTGAGGGCGCTGGCAACGAGCAACAGGCGAGCAGCAGTCCGACTCACAGCAATTCACAATCTGGCTCGGAGCTTAGGGGCTTTCTTGGGTCTCGCCGAGCACCGCGGCCACGATGTCAGCTGCTCCATGCACGATGCGGACCGGCACGGGTAGGCGTTGCTCCAGTTCCGCCAACGTCATGTCGTCCAGAAACACTGGTTCGCCCTGGCGAAGCATCACCGCCGGCAAGAGCAACTGATCCCCCAACTCTCGTCCTTCCAGGCCTTGAAGCAAGTCTTGCCCCGTGAGCAGTCCGGTCACCACCTGATCCTGCCCCCAGTAGGGACTGGGCAGGCCATGGAGAAGAAGGTTGACGCCATCCACCGCATTCAGGCGCGCCGTGACCGGAGTCAGGGCCTCGTCCACCAGACGGCCCACAACCCAGCTGCTGCGTAAGGGTGTGGGAATGGAGACGGGCAACCCGGTGCTGGCGTCATCCAGCGCTTCGAGAAACGCGCGAATGCTGCCAACTCCATTTTCTTGTTGAGGCAGGTCTTCGTAGCTGGCGCGTGGAGGCAAGGGCTGACCAGCAATCAGATACCACTCATCCGACAACCAGGCGAAGCGACTCCCGAACTGGGCCTGGAAGCGCTGCTGCAGGGGCTCAACGCGAGCGATCACGGCGCGGGCATCGAATGGCGTCACCGGAACCAGACCATCACCATCCGGACGGAAACGGGTCAAACCAACCGGCACCACGGCCGCCGACAACACGGCAGGCCACTCACCGCCTGCAAAACCAGCGAGGTCGAGAAGCGTTCGCTCAAGCGCATCCCCATCATTAAGACCCGGACAGACCACCACCTGAGCGTGAATCTGGAGATCGCGTTCCGCGAACCAGCGCACCTGATCCATCAACAGACCAGCGCGAGGATTTTTCAACAGCTGGCCACGGAGCTCGGGGTCTGTGGCATGCACAGACACAAACA contains these protein-coding regions:
- a CDS encoding inositol monophosphatase family protein encodes the protein MVAVALSSQQLNAVHQLLDRVAERQRQDFGNISADLKSDGTLITTCDRWSDEAITSGLGLIAPGEGVLSEEGSKSVPTTQAYWVVDPLDGTTNFAAGIPYWAISVARWVDGVPSEVFLDVPSLRQRIVAIRGKGVWRNGKLLTSDTRTASESACVSLCSRSIRVLQRRPDRRFPGKIRLLGVASLNLLSVAMGQTAGALEATPKIWDLAAVWLVLSELECPIIWLSRDPGSLNAGDDLSDADFPVVVAGNVEMLERLREWGEALLQA
- a CDS encoding TolC family protein gives rise to the protein MSRTAARLLLVASALTFTNFASLRAEELNEETGLLDQTALPSAIDTHGSRPKADPSVLPPAATTLPEDLTPLASPPSLALPDKPSEVKVRELRPLTLEQAERLTEVNNPSLKAAASQVEQAKSQLLAAISAWYPTVNLTANGLPQYLSADQYRNPDFLKVQDPASPSFGQPRIDPVTGKTISPYTTSSQWTANFAAQVQWNLIDPARVPQIAAARDGYEKARDTYLIALRELRLNTATRYFNLQRQDEQVRIGQQSVRVSLVSLRDARARFEAGVATKLEVLEAETQLARDQQLLSEAVRDQAKARRALAAQLDLPQDITPTAASPARVTGIWQPSLQESIVAAYAFREELDRFILDISINNSNANAALAAVQPLLSLVNTFSTSRTQGQTAVQTPVDMADYSWSASNTVALNATWNIFDGGRARAQYRLNKQKAEESTYNFASERDKIRQEVEDSFFDLRTANQNIHTTTREVLSARESLRLARLRFQAGVTTQREVVDTQRDLTQAEVRYADAVTTYNTSLAQLRRRTGLDQVTTCPAVQLSATKPVQDKDYSVPIEPIPNRPACQAAVMSSEG
- a CDS encoding TIGR03279 family radical SAM protein, with product MWNEPSAGVAVAALDPDSASRQPAPAVVVAVEPGSIGEELGFEPGDQLLSINGIRPRDLIDYRYLCVEEELHLEVRDAAGELHEVDLEKDADDGLGLEFSEALFDGLRQCNNACPFCFIDQQPPGRRSSLYLKDDDYRLSFLYGSYLTLTNLTDADWLRIEQQRLTPLFVSVHATDPELRGQLLKNPRAGLLMDQVRWFAERDLQIHAQVVVCPGLNDGDALERTLLDLAGFAGGEWPAVLSAAVVPVGLTRFRPDGDGLVPVTPFDARAVIARVEPLQQRFQAQFGSRFAWLSDEWYLIAGQPLPPRASYEDLPQQENGVGSIRAFLEALDDASTGLPVSIPTPLRSSWVVGRLVDEALTPVTARLNAVDGVNLLLHGLPSPYWGQDQVVTGLLTGQDLLQGLEGRELGDQLLLPAVMLRQGEPVFLDDMTLAELEQRLPVPVRIVHGAADIVAAVLGETQESP